TCGGGGGTGGACGCGTGGCGACACGTGAAGCTGACCGATACTAATCGATCGAGGCCTTCTCTTCAAAGTCTTTCTTTGTCGGTATCTAGTTTTGAAGGATAACTCTTGACATTTCGCAAGAAATGTTATACAATCATCCTTGTCATTTTAATAAGGTCTGGTGGCGATAGCGGAGAGGACACACCCGTTCCCATGCCGAACACGGAAGTTAAGCTCTCCAGCGCCGATGGTAGTTGGGGTCCGCCCCTGCAAGAGTAGGACGTTGCCAGGCTTTGACATTACAGACTACGCGATAAGCGTAGTCTGTTTTTGATTGTGCGCCAGGCATAGGTGCAGTCTATAGGGGAAACCTCGGCAACTCCTACTGGAGTAACCGAGGTCTCAAAAATCTGCAAAATCGTTATGAAACTTTGCGTCAAGTATCTTAATTGAACCGCCCCGTACCGAACGGTATACGGGGTGGTGTGAGAGGACGGGAGTGAGTCACTCCCTCCTACTCTATATTTCATAACTCTCATTCTCCCAAATGGAAAGGTGTGTTTGGATGGCAGAGCATTTTGAAACGAAGGTGGTCCAATCGACCCTGCGTTCTCCTTTGGCAGTTCGAAGTAAAACAACGCCGATTTATCAAACAAGTGCGTTTTCTTTTGAGAATTTACAAGCGTTGGAGGAATTTTATGAACGTGACACTCAATCACCTTATCTTTATACACGTGTCGGCAACCCGAATACGGATGAATTAGCGCAGGCAATCGCTCATTTGGAAAACGCAGAGGAAGGCGCTTCAACGGCTACGGGGTTAGCTGCGATTCTGGCGGGCGTTCTAGCGGTCGCTGAAGCTGGAGATCATATCGTGGCGACACAACATCTTTATGGCGGAACGTATCAATTGTTTGCTGAGGAATTGAAAAAGTCAGGCATTTCAGTGAGCTTTGTTGATTTTTTGCAACTACAGGACATTGAACATGCTCTTCAAGATAATACCGTTTTACTTTACTCTGAATCCATTACGAACCCTTTGTTACGTGTAGAGCCCATTGCGGATATTGCCAAGCTTGCGAAACGGCATAAACTAACCTTCATGGTAGATAATACATTTGCGACACCACAGGGCTGTCGTCCTATCTCTCTGGGAGCCGATATCGTCGTACATAGTGCGACCAAGTATATCGGTGGTCATAGCGATGTGACGGCAGGAGTGATCGCAGGAAAACAGTCTTTGATGGAACGCGCTAAACAAACGATTGTTAATTTAGGTCTTTCTTTAAGTCCTTTTGAAGCTTGGCTGGCTTGCCGAGGTTTGAAAACGCTAAGTGTTCGTATGGATCGACAGACAGAAAATGCAAAAAAGCTGGCTTTTTCTCTA
This Litoribacterium kuwaitense DNA region includes the following protein-coding sequences:
- a CDS encoding trans-sulfuration enzyme family protein, producing MAEHFETKVVQSTLRSPLAVRSKTTPIYQTSAFSFENLQALEEFYERDTQSPYLYTRVGNPNTDELAQAIAHLENAEEGASTATGLAAILAGVLAVAEAGDHIVATQHLYGGTYQLFAEELKKSGISVSFVDFLQLQDIEHALQDNTVLLYSESITNPLLRVEPIADIAKLAKRHKLTFMVDNTFATPQGCRPISLGADIVVHSATKYIGGHSDVTAGVIAGKQSLMERAKQTIVNLGLSLSPFEAWLACRGLKTLSVRMDRQTENAKKLAFSLAETEGIASVYHPAIEGNEQPTALVTIALSDDVNVDVFFQSLGWIKLVATLAGVQTTVSYPILTSHRALSNEMLQRTGVTDKHVRISVGIEHIDDIVSALTQAVTKAIEKS